A single genomic interval of Lathyrus oleraceus cultivar Zhongwan6 chromosome 7, CAAS_Psat_ZW6_1.0, whole genome shotgun sequence harbors:
- the LOC127102570 gene encoding secreted RxLR effector protein 161-like, with product MSMMNKMNYFLGLQTKKLKDGIFINQSKYCKEFLKRFAMDNCKAMSTPMGSGTYVDQYESGVSIDITKYQGMISSLLYLMANRPDIMFSVCLCARFQENPKESHLIAIKRIMKYLKGTTNVGLWYPKGSICNLVGYSDADYAGSKTDRKSTSGTCHILGNALVSWACKKQACVSLSTAEAEYIAAGSCCAQILWLK from the coding sequence ATGTCCATGATGAATAAGATGAACTATTTTCTCGGACTCCAAACTAAAAAACtaaaggatggcatcttcatcaaccaatccaagtattgcaaaGAATTTTTGAAGAGATTCGCCATGGATAATTGCAAGGCTATGTCTACTCCAATGGGATCCGGAACTTATGTTGATCAATATGAATCGGGTGTTTCAATTGATATCACAAAGTATCAAGGTATGATTAGCTCATTGTTATATTTGATGGCAAAccgtcctgacataatgtttagtGTTTGTCTATGTGCTCGCTTTCAAGAAAATCCAAAGGAATCACATCTCATAGCCATTAAAAggatcatgaagtatctcaaagggACAACAAATGTTGGActatggtatcctaaaggtagtatTTGCAATTTAGTTGGTTATTCTGACGCTGATTATGCAGGAAGTAAAACTGATAGAAAGAGCACTAGTGGTACATGTCACATTCTTGGAAATGCATTAGTATCGTGGGCTTGCAAGAAACAAGCATGTGTTTCTCTTAGCACTGccgaagcagaatacatagcagcAGGTAGCTGTTGTGCTCAAATACTTTGGCTTAAGTAA